The genome window CCAGCAGGGCAGTCTCGATGCGGTATTCATCGGTTGCGCGCTGCTCGCGCTTCTCTGGCTGGGCTTTGCTGCTACTATGCGAGAGCCGCCTTATGTGACCAGCCTGCGTCATCCGTTGAGCGCTGCGGGGTTAGCCGATCCGGGTTTGAACGCACGGATTCTGGCAGTTCCCGGCGTTACCGACGCCATTGTGGTGAACGAAGAAGCTGCTTTATACATCAAGGTAGACACCCAACAACTGGACCGTGCATGGCTTGAGCGGGAGCTCGAAGAGGCGCCGGTTACGCAATCAGCCTAGGAGAACGAAAATGGCCCGTGGGGTAAATAAAGTCATACTGATCGGTAATGTTGGCGGTGATCCGGAAACCCGTTACATGCCAAATGGCAACGCGATTACCAATATCACCCTGGCAACTACCGACAGCTGGAAAGACAAGCAGACAGGCCAGCAGCAGGAGCGCACCGAGTGGCACCGCGTGGTGTTTTTCGGCAAGGTTGCAGAAATCGCCGGCGAGTACCTGCGCAAAGGCTCGCAATGCTATATCGAAGGCCGTCTGCAAACCCGTGAGTGGGAGAAGGACGGGGTCAAGCGCTATACCACCGAGATCGTGGTGGACATGAATGGCAGCATGCAATTGCTTGGCAGCCGTGGCGGCAACGCGGATGATGCGCCGCGCGCTTCACGCCCTGCGGCTACAGCGCAACGTCCCCAGCAGAATGAATCGCGTGCAACGGCTCAGCCGGCATCTGCCCAGCCTGCGCCTGCCGATTACGACAGCTTCGACGACGACATTCCGTTCTAACCAGTTCGGCAACGACGGAAACCACACATGCATATGCGTTTGCTGCTGCTGGGCGGGGGAAGTGCTCTCGGGCAATCCCTGATCCGTCAGGGCGCTGAAGAGGGCATCAGCTTTCTCGCACCAAGACCGCCGGAGAGTGGCTGGGATGCCTCCAGCCTGACGCAGCTGATGGATGAAACCCGTCCGGATGTGGTGGTCAACCTGGCCTACTACTTTGACTGGTTCCAGA of Pseudomonas pohangensis contains these proteins:
- a CDS encoding single-stranded DNA-binding protein, encoding MARGVNKVILIGNVGGDPETRYMPNGNAITNITLATTDSWKDKQTGQQQERTEWHRVVFFGKVAEIAGEYLRKGSQCYIEGRLQTREWEKDGVKRYTTEIVVDMNGSMQLLGSRGGNADDAPRASRPAATAQRPQQNESRATAQPASAQPAPADYDSFDDDIPF